The DNA window GGTTACGACACCCAGCTGACAGTCAAGCATGGAAGGAGTTTGATAGATTGCATCAACTTTTTAGTGAGGAGCCTCGTAATATCAGACTCGGGTTAGCAAGTGATGGATTCAACCCATACAAGCATATGAGATCAACTCATAATGTATGGCCTGTTGTGGTGATGCCTTATAATTTTCCGCCATGGATGTGCATGAAGCCAGACTACTTCATTCTTACTTTGCTTATTCCTGGACCAGAACAGCCTGGGAATGATATAGATGTATATTTACAGCCATTGATAGAAGAGTTAAAAGATTTATGGTACAATGGAGTTGAGACTTATGATGCATTTAAGAAGGAGAAATTTAATCTAAAAGCATGTTTGTTATGGACCATTAATGATTTTCCAGCATATGCAGTCCTCTCAGGATGGAGTACTAAAGGTGCTTATGCTTGTCCATGTTGCAACAGTGAGACTTCTTCTCGTTGGCTAAAATATGGCAAAAAACATTGTTATTTGGGCCATCGTCGATTCCTTCCACAAGAACATCGATTTCGACGAGACAAAAGGAGTTTTGATGGCCATGAGGAACATAGACTCCAGCCAAAGCAACTATCAGGGAACGACATATTGGAACATTTACAATATATTGATTTTCCCCAATTtggtaaagaaaataataaacaaagtgggaagaagaagcaaaggaggTTAAAACAGCCAGAGCTTCCATACaactggaagaagaagagtatatTTTTTGACTTGCCATACTGGAAAGATAATCTAGTCCGTCACAATTTAGATGTGATGCATATTGAGAAGAATGTCTGTGATAATATCGTTAACACTTTGTTGGATCAAAAAGAAAAGTCAAAGGATAACGTGAATGCACGTTTAGATTTGAGAGACATGAAAATACGATTAGATCTTCAACCAAAGGTCATTGAAGGCAAGAATAAGTTGTTCATACCTCCAGCAAGCTACACAATGTCTACCACTGACAAAGATTTGTTTTGCACAGTTTTAAGGGGTGTAAAGGTTCCAGATGGACTTTGTAGTAATATTTCACAGTGTGTGCAAGAACGTAAGATTATTGGAATGAAGAGCCATGattctcatattatgatgcaacAACTTCTTCCAATTGCAGTGCGTAACATATTGCCTAAGAATGTCAGCATTGTATTGATAGAGGTTAGTGCATTTTTTCGAGAGTTGTGTAGTAAAGTTGGGAAGGAGGAAGACTTCAAGAGGCTTGGTGAAAGTGTTGTCTTAACACTATGCAAGATGGAAAGGCTTTTTCCACCTACATTCTTTGATGTTATGGTACACCTGATTGTTCATTTAGCCCATGAAGCTAGCTTGGCTGGTCCTGTTCAATACCGTTGGATGTATCCAATAGAAAGGTTAGtgttaaattttcattttttcttaaagaatAAGATAACTTGTGTAGGCTTTTTAATATGTTGAATACATTAACTATAAATTTGATTGTAATTAGGTTTCTCAAACGATTGAAAGACTACATGCGTAACCCTAGTCGGCCAGTGGCATCTATAGCAGAAGGATATCTTGCAGATGAGTGTTTGACCTATTACTCTAGATACCTTGAAGATGTGGAAACAAGGTCAACTAGACTACCAAGAAATGCGGGGTCAACAGAAACATACGATCCATCTTCTATATTCTCAAGAGCAGGTAGGCCAATAGGGAAGTGCAAGATGATACGACTCGACATTATAGAAAGGGATCAGGCACATCGGTACGTGCTCAAGAACTCTAAAGCATTAGAAGAATATCGTGAGTAAGTATTACATATAAATTATGTTTACACAAAATGTTTATGTTGGagcaaaaaatttataatttatattcttataagaAAATATTAGTATATAAGAGATTCTTCACTTACTATGTAGGCTTCATTGTGCACAAATCCAAAGGTCGATGGGTCGTAGAGCTCGCCCATATTTGGTAAGAATGAAGCATGCTAAGGAGTTTCCAAAATGGTTCAATGAGCATGTAAGTTCAACCCAAATTTAATTGAAGAGAGTTAGATTATATACTATATCATGATTATATGTTTAGATCTCTAattatacatatcttaatttttttttatttagatatTGAATCTACGCGAGAATGGAGTCGAGGTGCCTAATCATATCAGATGGCTGGCTCGAGGTCCTAACTTAGATGCAAGAAGTTATGATGAATACATTATTAATGGCATCAAGTTTCATAGTAAGGTACATGAGAATAAtagaaaaactcaaaatagtgGGGTTCTTTTAACGGCATTGACAGAAGACTTTTCTAGTTCAAAAGATACACACCCTATTGAGGGATATATCATGTATTATGGATTTTTGAAGAAAGTAATTGAATTGGAATATGCAAATGATCTCAGAGTAATGTTATTTAAATGTGATTGGGCTAATCTTAGAAAGGGAGTGGAGAAAGATGACCTCGGATTTGTCCTTGTCAATTTTAACCATTTACAATACAATGACCAAGATCAGTTTGCTGATCCATTTGTGTTACCGTCACAAGTAGAGCAAGTGTTCTACGTTGTTGATCCACAAAGGCCTGAATGGCAAGTTGTCATAAATACAAAGATTAGAGATATTTTTGACATGGGAGGCGAAGATCATGGTGAATCAGATCAGACAAATATACAAAGTACATTACAAGATAGACAAAATATAGAACATTCATATGGTGATAGTGATGTCGATGTGAGTTGGGTCAGATCTGATGTGGAAGGTACTATAATTGACACACCAATCGAATTGATCAATGCAATGGAGAGTTCAAATGACAATATATCAAATTGATTGACTTTTAAACAAGGTAACAATTGATTGATCTTTCTCTTAATTTCTGCATccattgaattttttctttctagattatgtatttcttttattggaatgaaagaataaagaaacttTATACTTTTATTAATATTGgttctcttatttctttgtcAAAATTGTGTTTGTTTATTAGTCATTGTtcttttgatttagttttcttaATCGAATTCATCTTTGATTGTAGGCATTTTTACTATGtaattgatatttattttttcagctCATTTGTCTCATAAAATAGTAAACCTAATTTATAAGTCGACCATATTTTAACAGTTATATTTAGAGTTTTGTAATGCTTTTGAATTGTAGGCCGTAAAAGTACATAAGTATAAGAGCATTTGGTGAGAGTAAACCAATAAACTTAATGTTTATTGACTAGGCATTCCTGATGCTAGTTTAAGAGCATGTGAAAGTATATTGTTGACTTGACACATTATCACATTTCTTATAGTGGTTGTTTATTGAGAAACAGGTATGAGTAATCCTAATGTATGTGGAAGTACAAGTGGGAATGATAATACATGTGGTTCAGGTTAGTACATGTGGTAAAGTTATTCTTTAAAAATTGATGTAAAGTATAATGATTCTCAATACTTTTAGTTTTCTTATCTTAATCTTTCACaggaaaaaggggaagaggCCAAAGGGGAAGAACTAAGGCTCATGATATTATAAATATGCCAGATGGTGAGAGAATACAAATTGAAGTAAATGAGTGGGGACAACCATGTGAAGGCGAGTCAACAGCAAAATTAACTACATGGATTGGAACATTAGCAAGGAATCATCTATATTGTCCATTGACATACCCTAAGTggacaaacataccacaatcaTACAAAGAAGATTGTTGGAAAGCAATAACGGTAATATCACTCacatattatatttatatattaccttaaagaaaaatatttagttGGATAAACTAACCATGTgatgtttattaattttttttttaaattattctaGGCCAAATTTATCATCCCTGAAGTTTCCAAGACATGGTGCTTAGATAGATTAGCTAAACGGTTGAAGGACCATAAGTGTGACTTGAAGGCCGAGTACTACAGTAAGTATGATTCACCCTCTGATCGAAGGAAAAATATTGATCTTCAACTTATACCATTGGAGCAATGGGATGCGCTACTGAAGTTGTGGGATGATAAAAAGCATAAGGTAATGTACATCTATAAATGTGTTATATTACTTTAAATTGTTGATATTTTCTCACTAATTGAATGGTTGTGACAATGACATATAAATTATATTGGGTAAGATATTGAAACGAATGGATTGACATCTATGACATGAGTATATATACGAGTTTGGTTTTAGCATTAAGTACCTTAAGGAActgaaattaataaatgatacattATTTTATTGTAGGAACTTTCTGATcgtaataagaaaaataagtcCAAACAAAAAATGCGTCATAGAATGGGTAGAACTTCATATGCCGTCATACGTGAGAAATTGGTAAGtgttttgttttatattatCATATTGATTACATCGAGTTTATTAGCCTTTTATTATCCCAAAGTCTTTAAcacttattgtttttattttatatttcagcGTAACGAGGACCCAGAGAAAAAGCTTCCAAACCGTATCAAAATGTTTGACTTCACCCATAAAAGGCCTGGATGTTCCATGGATGACGAGTCTGCGGAAAAGTTGGTATGTTATTAAATAGAAGACAAGTGTTGATATTGATCTTTTGTTTCTCTAACTatttgattaatcttttatttaattatttatcattATGGTTTGTGATTGCTTATAAAATCATggtctattttatattttcttgtttaattaCACCTGTAGGAAAAAATGCAGCGTGAATTAAGTTTGCAACCTGAAGAAATGCAACAGGACAACGATGTTATTGATGAAACCTTCACCAAAGTAATGGGACGTGATAGACGTGGATATGTACGCATGTTTGGGCCTGGAGTAACCCCAAAACAAGTGTTTGGCTTAGAAGGACTACGCGCTCAGAGGCAAGGACAACATATCTCAGAATTAAGGTTAGAGAATAGCCAATTGAAAGAACAGATTTCTCAACAAGGTGTGGAGATGAATGAGATGAAGTCTCAAATAGCTATGCTTATGCTATTCATGACATCATTCCAATCTTCTCAAGGATAGGTATAATATATACTTTAATTTCTATACATTTATAATTGAGTTTTCTATATACTATATCTTTGGTGGATGTATCTTCATAACCATAATGATTCCATATGTATCAATCTATGATATGTTTGTTAATGATTGATGTGTCATGCTCCATTGTAGTGATAGTCTAGAGTTCATTTTTTCACTCTGTATATATAGGTGATGGTGGTTGGATGAGGTATAACATAAGAGTATAGGGTGTTGAGAGGAGACAAACTTCTTGGACAACCTTACACTAAGACTTTGTCCTAATTTCTTGAAGGAACCTTCACCTTTAAACATTAGGAAGAACACTAGTATAAATAATGTAAGTTCCTAATAAATTCATTCTTTGCCATTGCAAagtaacacaaaaaaaaatctattttaaatATGTGATCTTATAGATATTATATTGAGAAATTAAGTCGATAATAACATTGTAATATTAGATTAAATTGACCATCTTAATGAACACAAATAGTTTGACAActtttaataatttcttttgctttgcttTTTAGTCaaattttgttaactaaaaagCTTTaaccttttcattttattttatttctttatgtttttaattatattttagtaTGATAGGTGGTGTTTGAAAAGTACATCATTGAAAGGATGATAgagaattattttcatttgtaaAGGACAATACTCAATACTATGAGTTAATTATGTGTTTGAATGTCCAAACAAATAAGTATAATGAgatgtcaataaaatttcatgaaACAATAAATcttcttgtttatatttttGATTTCATAGTTTTTAGCAATGAGAAAAgtatgtcatttttattttcttagtattCAAGCATAGCATAAGTTAATTATTCTATATTGCAGGATATTGTTAAATCTAATGTGGCAAGGCAAGGCTATGAAAGAAAGTGGAGCTATCCTTTGGAGGAATATGTAAGACAAACCTAATCAATGAAAAATGCAAAGTCTGAAGTTTGATGTATTGATTGTAGGAATTTTTTTAAAGTGGAACGAAAACAATGActtcttatttataattataagactttttgaaaaatgaatgaaaacaatgaatttttaattatgattgtaAGACTTTTTGGAAGTTGAGTGAAAGTAATGTATTATGATATGGATGCCTAGGATGATCTCATTTTCTGAATTGGACAATATATATTGATGTAATTACAGGAACAATTTATAgataatatttaaaatttactaatattaaaattttattttatttattttatatttggcgACTGGTTTTATTATACCGttgctataaataaattattattaggcTTAGGCGACGGATAATAACCGTtggaatatatattttttgcgaCGGATTTTTTTATACTGTTGCTATAAATAAATTTCGtctattatttatatagttATAGGCGATGGCATTTACCGTCGCTAAAAATATATTTGACGACGGTAAATATAATTCTGTCGCtaataatatttttcccaaCCACCCATCTTTTTCCGTCGCCTATTTTTACCTGCGACAGTATAGGCGACGGACTTGGCGACTAAAAATTAACCGTCGTTGCTATTTTTAGCGacggttttatattttttgcgTCGCTTTTTTTCCATCgcaaaaaatgtgttttcttgtagtgtcTGCATTCACCAATCCTTATATATCTGAATGTGATAGGGTTCAATCCCATaaccttcttttttgttttggtagatCATAAATGGATGTCGTACCCGTGCCCATTCCACTCCCCTAATATTATTTCTTCATACGTATTACATTCCTAGAGATGATCAGCATTTTTGTGATATCATCTCTTTTTATAGAGATGCCTCTCTGGATAAATTGGTCAGTTAtaagaaatctgaaattttttcttcagCAAGACTACTGAACAAGCCAAAGTAGATATTTCGGAAATCATCATCATAAAATATGTCACTTGCCCCATAATTTATCTTGACTTTCCTTCTTTCATTGGTTGATCAAAATAAAAAGCGCTCTCCTTCATTGTTGATTGGGTTAGAAATAGAGTACAAGGTTGGAAAAAGACTTCCTCTTATGCAATGAGAGAGACTCTTATCAAATCTGTTGCCTCAGCCATTCTAGCCATTTGATATCCTGTTTCATTCTTCTTTAAGTGCATCACTAATGAAATTAATTGTATTCAAAGGCAACCATGGTGGGATCAAATCAAAGttgaaaaaataatttctttactTAGTAGGGATATGGCAAAGATCTATGTTTTGCAAATTGTATTTAAGTGGGTTGTCTCGAAGGTGATGCATTGCTATGtttcttgtctttttcttttctttgctttataTCTTGCCTATTCATTGATCTATGTAGCTAACCACATTTAGTTGGAAAaagattttattgattttttgttgttttttttctttggtagcaAAATTGGGATGTTGAATATATATTTTGGTTGGGCTTTGAATGGGATGTATACCATAGATAGAGTCTAACCCCATTGCAATAGCCGACAGAGAACTACAATTGGACGAAACTTAACACtttggctgtgtttggtagccaagaaaagaaaaaaaaaaaaatacattttttctattttttttcttgggttaagaatttctctttacACTTGGTATGCCTTCACCTAAGAGAAGATTCagcttttaaaattcaaaattcctcttgggaactgtgaagttttcttttgctttaatttttttttttggcaaaaaatacaACACATAATacgacaaaaaatgaatgattacacaatgatctcctatgtgtctatctctctcataaaattcaaaattttttgattttttttcttttcttctattggttACCAAATATAcagtctttttattttctcaccattttgtttcattttgtttcttttcttctcttggttaccataCATAGcctttgtactttttttcttgggttaaggatttctctttgcacttggtgtgtcttcacccaagagaagatttagcttttgaaattcaaaatttctcttgggAATTGTAAAGTTTActtttgcttaaaaaaaaaatcttgcaaaaaacacaagaaaacatgagaaaatatgaaaatataataagacaaaaatgaatgattacacaatgatttcctatgtgtctatctctctcctaaacttcaaaattttttgaatttttttcttttcttttcttttattagttACCTAACAtgcatactctttttatttttgcaccatttcatttcttttattttcttctctttttttttctagattcttttttctgtttggtagccaagagaagaaaagaaaagagtctacttttttcttggtttaagaatctcttatttgtgcttggcatgtcctGATCTATTagaagatttaatttttttatttcaaaattctcCTTGGAAAttatgaagttttcttttgctcaaaaaaaaaaaaaatctta is part of the Macadamia integrifolia cultivar HAES 741 chromosome 9, SCU_Mint_v3, whole genome shotgun sequence genome and encodes:
- the LOC122089607 gene encoding uncharacterized protein LOC122089607, whose protein sequence is MSNPNVCGSTSGNDNTCGSGKRGRGQRGRTKAHDIINMPDGERIQIEVNEWGQPCEGESTAKLTTWIGTLARNHLYCPLTYPKWTNIPQSYKEDCWKAITAKFIIPEVSKTWCLDRLAKRLKDHKCDLKAEYYSKYDSPSDRRKNIDLQLIPLEQWDALLKLWDDKKHKELSDRNKKNKSKQKMRHRMGRTSYAVIREKLRNEDPEKKLPNRIKMFDFTHKRPGCSMDDESAEKLEKMQRELSLQPEEMQQDNDVIDETFTKVMGRDRRGYVRMFGPGVTPKQVFGLEGLRAQRQGQHISELRLENSQLKEQISQQGVEMNEMKSQIAMLMLFMTSFQSSQG
- the LOC122089606 gene encoding uncharacterized protein LOC122089606, whose product is MTRDIVYEHLVCDGILWNYTRWIFHGEGTSSHESLHVNTVIQDEGETYDGTHTMLDELQGRNTNEDVEDGDIGDGTKGASIEADKFERLIEDSKKELYPGCMKFTRLSFILRLYHIKCLCNMTDKALSMLLDLLREALPEPNTLPKNMYETKKIIKDLGLNCNKIDACPNDCMLFWKGAEKATSCYKCGASRYSSKGKKFPAKTLRHFPLIPRLQRLYISSKTSFNMRWHHEERTKDQRLRHPADSQAWKEFDRLHQLFSEEPRNIRLGLASDGFNPYKHMRSTHNVWPVVVMPYNFPPWMCMKPDYFILTLLIPGPEQPGNDIDVYLQPLIEELKDLWYNGVETYDAFKKEKFNLKACLLWTINDFPAYAVLSGWSTKGAYACPCCNSETSSRWLKYGKKHCYLGHRRFLPQEHRFRRDKRSFDGHEEHRLQPKQLSGNDILEHLQYIDFPQFGKENNKQSGKKKQRRLKQPELPYNWKKKSIFFDLPYWKDNLVRHNLDVMHIEKNVCDNIVNTLLDQKEKSKDNVNARLDLRDMKIRLDLQPKVIEGKNKLFIPPASYTMSTTDKDLFCTVLRGVKVPDGLCSNISQCVQERKIIGMKSHDSHIMMQQLLPIAVRNILPKNVSIVLIEVSAFFRELCSKVGKEEDFKRLGESVVLTLCKMERLFPPTFFDVMVHLIVHLAHEASLAGPVQYRWMYPIERLVLNFHFFLKNKITCVGFLIC